GAGCGCGACGGCCAGCTGCTGCGCGGCCTGCTGGAGCGCATGACGCCGCTGGTCCGCCGCCACTGCGACTACAGCAGCCTGGAGCGCCTGAAGAGGGAGGCGGCGTGGGACCAGGAGAGCGCCACCTGGAGGTTTCCCCAGGTGACGCTCCGGAGGACCTCGCTGCCCTCAGGTGGCCTCTCGCGCTCGCGCCGTCCCTTTTTCGATGCGACCCTTTCACGGTGTCCTCCCGGGCCGATCCCGACGCGTTTGCGGTGGGTTTCCGCTCGTCCGCGTGAGCTCGCCCCACTTGTCCGCCGCTCTCTCCCACGTGTGTCCGCCAGCAGGTCGACGAGGACGGGCTCAAAGAACTGCTGGACCGCAGCGACACCGGAAACGTTGCCCACGCGTACTTCAGACCCAAGAGGGCCGCCCAGCTGCTCGGAGGCGGAACAGCAGCCACGGGATGCGGTCAGATTTCTTTCACGCTCTTCGCCCCTTTTCATCGTGTACACTGACCGTACTGCGTCGTCCGAGCCGCGGCTCCAATAGCGGAAAACCTCGAGCGATTAGTACCCTCCGAAAACATAGGACGGCCTATTAACCGTTTCAATGGTCAAGTATGTTCCCAAAACATCATTTTTCAATATTACTCATTACAGTATAAATAACTGGCTTACTGACCATTTTATTGCAAATCGGAAGCACACCTACATGCACAAGCAAACGACGATTAGAATTGTACTGGGTCATGTAATTGTGTGGGTGtattataataataagaagaagaatcaattattaaattataattAAGAATATAAAAAGAACCGTAATATCATAATTATTACAATGCGTATACAATTGTACACAGTCCTGTTCAAACGAGTTTtttcaatgtgaaaaaataaGACCAGATAAATCGTTTCAAAACTTTTCTTTCCACCGATAATGCGACTTATAACCGCTATAAcagctcaatttaaaaaaaaaaaaacaaccttaaaaataagcaagtcatgtggttgcacaagtgtgcacaccctcttacacGAGGGGACGTAGCTGTTCAGAATCAACCAATCATGTTCAATGGGAATCAATGTGGGTGGAACAGTAGCGCAGCTgtcgagtgttggcctcacagttctaaggacaaGGGTTCAAACGCCAGCCCCGcctttttggagtttgcatgttctccccccacTACCATCATTTTTAGTGCCTTTGATTAAGTTatgggggtgtgcacacttatgcaaccacaTTCTTTTAGTTATTCTTACTTCCCCTCTGgacaaattgtgcatttttttttttttttttgcattatacaTCCAGGTAATAGGTCGGATTAATAGTGGaacaagttttgaaatgatttcataTCACTGTAGCCCCCTCACCTACAAGGTTagtcacccagtacatttgtaaaggaaataccatttggtacatacataagctgcaagtgcccacattgaaacccacatttaaacatgaaatatttacaaaaaaagacggtatacagagttttcaaagtttaatACCTTGGCTTAACAttgcaacaacacggtagcacaaacagggttgttaaaaaaaaaaaaaaacatccacggcagctacacagtagcaacacgatagcatagcactaacagggccggttaaaaaaaaaaaatcgttaaaaatcactgagacacggcagtaacgcagcagcaacataatagtacagcgctaatgctagcggagTGCTAATATAGCCGGTTTAAAAAAcgtgtaaaagtcacttcctcggcacatatattccaccggcctcactcttatcttttccgctcgagtgcccccttgcggccgttagaaaaaaatgcacaaattagccgcatcaccgcatgaaaGCGTGGGGATAAAAGtggcggcttataggccggaaattacggtaggtgACTAGTGAACCGTGCCTACGCGGGGGTGGGTTGAATGAATTTTCATCAACAAGGACGTCTCCTCCCACAGCCGGCCACGCCCCCTCCCTCTCGAAGGGGCCGCCCCACCCGAGCGTCAACGGCGGCCTGGACTCCGTCGTGCCACGCCCCTTTCGCCTCCAATCCTCGACCGTGCCTGCTGCGTCCGGCGCGAAAACCGAGAGGAAAAAAACCAAATCTCATCAGTGAGAGTTGGCGCCCCCCGGTGGCATGTGCCcccaaaaatatccaacttCGTCAGTTTTAGACGTGAAACTTTTGTCACCGAACATTTCAACCTTCCTGCTTCACTGAAgtcatcattcatccattccatGAATAAtactaaagatttttttcataataaacatgtacagtacattgatGATTGCTGATATGCTCAATTTATTTGGCGCATGTTGAAAAACGCAGCACCGGAGAGGCGGATTCAGGTGATCCAGGGGGGCCCGGACACATTTTCAGTCCGGGGGATCAGACCCCGTCTTCAgcaagggggggcggggggggggggtgtccagcTCAACTGCCACTCAAAAGAGGACACGTTGCTTCAAAAAAATTTGGACACTCGTGCCTAAAGTCAACCGGGATAGGCGACACTCATGAGGACGAGCACTGTAGAAAACTGAAGCCAGTCCAGTTCTGGCCCTTCTGCAGCTCCCATTTTTGCGTCAGTGTCACATTTGACAATATGGCCCGATGTCATCCACCAGCGCAGAATATGAGATGACAGATGGCGAGGGAAACGGGTCAAGTTTGCAGAACCCGACACCGCCCTTTTGCCGTCAAAATATAAGCCACTGAGAGCACCCTCCGCCTTCcgccggcggcggcgacggaCCGCTGACGGGCTTCGGCGGCGTTGCGTAACATCTCAAGGACGGAATTAAAAGTCAGACACGCAAGCGAGCCGAGAGGGAGGATCGTCCAATGAGATCAAAGGCACGCCGAGCTCAGGCTAATCTGATCACGGAAGAACCAGCGGCACAACCGCGGAGCTGCTCGGCGACTCAAACGATCCTCGTCGATTGCCATTATTGGATTTTTCTTGTGCAGGTGTGGAAAAGACACGATACAAATGACAAACGTTACTTGTTGTCGTCCCAAAAGCGGTGAAGCGGGCTAAACACAGACCGCCGAAGCATTTTCCATTCCTTGCAGTCAAAGGCCTGATTGTCTCTGAAAGATGATCCCCAACGATTATCCTGAGGTGTGTTTGGAGTGGTATTCTCCGCCCGCCCCCGGTGGTTAAGGCAGACAATCGTAGAAAAATGCAAAACCCCTTCAATATTTACAGGGTCTCTCACACTTTTGATCAAAATCGTGTGTAGAAATGTTAAAACTCGGTATGTGTGTAACCCGCTTACGATGGTAACGTTAAGAACTGACTTTTTTCAACCGAGTTCTAAAATCATAAGCTGTCATCTCTACTTAAGGCTCAAGCATGAACTCTGAGTCTGTCAAGCCCACAAAGGTCCTGGAAACGTTCCGTCGGAGCCGGAACAGTTCCGGGATCCCTCTCTTGGGAAGCGATCAGTCACATGTGAGCTGCTCCCTTCAGTTGGTCGTTCTCGCCGTCTTTACCGGACCCGAGTGCCAAGTGGACTCTTCATGCTTTAAATCCCTTTGACCCGAGAAGTCCTGCTCTTGGCTTACTTGGGGGGCTCGTCTCTGAGCAGTCCCAACTTCCTGAGGGCCTCCTTTCTGTCTGCGCCCATTCCGGGCACCATCATCACCGTGTACGCCACAGAGTTCGAGGCTTTGGGGGTGAGCGGCTGATCCTCGGCGACTGTTTTGAGTCGCTGTTGAGGACGGTTTCTCTCGTGTTTGCAGTTAACGAGGGTCGTAGGCGCCTCCGGACCAGCGATCTTCAATCTGTTGTGTTGATCGGGATGAGGGCGCAACATGGACTCTTGGTCGCAGCCGGAGTGGTGGTGGAAACTAGCACTGCTCTGCAGCCCCTTACCCCTGGGGCCAGGGGGCACTGGAACGTGGCAAAAAGAAGGACTTCTCATCAGACTTTTTGAAAATCTGTCGCCCACAGATGAATGAAAGTTGGGGCGCTCCGGTCGGGGCACTTGAGCAGTTTCTGACTGCGGGTCTTGGAGGAGGCCTAGCTTCTGCAAAGCTTGCTGTCTCACCACTTTGGGATCTGTTGCGTTCTTGAGACTGTACCATAAGTTTGAGGCGGGGGCCgcttctttttgtgtgtttgttgcgACTTTTGAAGCCACTCTTGTGGGTTTTGGCGCAACGGGCGGCGGGCCTGTCCTAAACCGACCTGGATCCGAGACGGCCCTCTCAGGCTTTCCCACATTTTCAGCGTTTGGAACTTCCGTGATGACGGCAGGGCATTTGACCGAGTCTATGGTGTGATCGACTGTGGGACACAAGGGTGTTTTCTTTGTGGAGGCGCTCCTCCGCAGGTAAACAAGCGCGTCGTACGATAAAGGTCCTCTTTCACCCGTCTTTACCAAGTTGTCTTTGGGTTTGGTTGCAGCGGGAATCACGACGCTGACTTCGAAGGGTACATGATCAGTAGCGGGCTTCTGGCTGGTGTAGTTGCGAAATGAAAGCGATTCCTTCCTATTTAGCCGAATAGCAGCTTTTACGCTCGGTTCCAAACAATTCGAGTTGCTCGCCAGAACAAAAGGTGTCGGTACAAGGTAGTTCTGGATGGATTTGTTCTCCACTTTTTCCCTGATGGCTTCCATAGAGTTGTGCTTTTGTAGACCTGTAAGACAAAAGATGTCCGTTGGCAAAGAAGGACAAAGAGAGCCAGGCTGACTCTGTCGGGGCTCAGGCAGAGTTTGCCATCGACAGATGCGAGCTTCTCTAGTCTCTCCCCACAAGCAGCTTAGCAGCGTCCTCGTCAACAAGCATCAGTTTCAACCGTGGCCAGAAGACCACCTGTCGGTTTGACTGTTCCGTTGTTTGAGGAAAAACTTTGATGATGCCCGTCCAATTGAGAAGACGCAGAGACGTTAACGGACGACGCGCCCAGTAAGGAATAAAACCCACCACGGTTGGACTGCTAAATCTGCATCTGCGGTCAGGCAGATTACATTTACCGTTGAACTCGGTTCTGCTCACGGAGGCTGACAGGTCTGCCAGTCTGGATGTCAGGCTCCCCGGGTCGGGCAAGAGGTCCAGCTCGTCGTTGGAGAGTCCGCTGTCGTCCTGGGTGTCCAGAGACTCGATGGTCTCCTCCAGAAACATGAGGCAAGCTTTCTCCTCAGCGGACAAGTGCTCCAGACTATCGTCACTCTGTAATGGAACAGCAGAGCCCCCGTGGTACAGTCTGAATTTTCAGCTTCTGGAAGATTGAGACCACGACACTTACGAAGGCGGAGTGTCCGCTAACAACGCTGTCGCAGCTCCCGGCGCTGTCCATGCCGGCCGACGTGTCCGGTCCGGTCCCGCCTGGCCAGGTGTCGCTTTTTGGCATTTTATCAAAcgtcacacatcccaaaaagggttcctcactctctctctgGTGACTTAGAATAAACAACAACATGGATTTTTGGTTTCAATCTTGTTCTTATGAATGTGGTAAAATACTTGGATGCGTgtattgtgttcaaataaagtagATTTACTCTCTCTTGACTTCCCACTCCAAACCGAACCctcacgctaatgctaatgcttaCGTTCTAACTTCATGTCTTTATTTAAACAAGGTAGCAGCACACCGCGGTATAAAATCTTTCGAGCACGTAAAAATTGCGCCGCCAGCGCTGTTCTTTGCAGGTTTGATATTTCTTAGttttttgattacatttttgtattttttactgCCATTTCAAACGCATAAATGCTCTCCACGTGAGTTTTCCGACCCGATAACAAAAAGCGTCTACATAGAAACACAAATATATGCTGGTTTCATTATACTGACGAGAATCGGATGCTAAACGTTAGCTTTAGCATTCTCGTCATCCGTTCATGTACAATTACTTTCGATTTAGGACGAGCTGACATCTTTTTTACGTCGTCGTCCCTCATTTATCGCAGTACAAAATGTGCACGGGTGGTGCAGGTATTATTTGTATCCACTTGGGGTCGCCACCCTGACG
This portion of the Syngnathoides biaculeatus isolate LvHL_M chromosome 10, ASM1980259v1, whole genome shotgun sequence genome encodes:
- the zgc:158258 gene encoding specifically androgen-regulated gene protein yields the protein MPKSDTWPGGTGPDTSAGMDSAGSCDSVVSGHSAFSDDSLEHLSAEEKACLMFLEETIESLDTQDDSGLSNDELDLLPDPGSLTSRLADLSASVSRTEFNGLQKHNSMEAIREKVENKSIQNYLVPTPFVLASNSNCLEPSVKAAIRLNRKESLSFRNYTSQKPATDHVPFEVSVVIPAATKPKDNLVKTGERGPLSYDALVYLRRSASTKKTPLCPTVDHTIDSVKCPAVITEVPNAENVGKPERAVSDPGRFRTGPPPVAPKPTRVASKVATNTQKEAAPASNLWYSLKNATDPKVVRQQALQKLGLLQDPQSETAQVPRPERPNFHSSVGDRFSKSLMRSPSFCHVPVPPGPRGKGLQSSASFHHHSGCDQESMLRPHPDQHNRLKIAGPEAPTTLVNCKHERNRPQQRLKTVAEDQPLTPKASNSVAYTVMMVPGMGADRKEALRKLGLLRDEPPK